TTACAGTCCCTGGAATTAACGCGAAAGCACTTCAAGAAGTCGCTTCTTCAGGGTTAGTTAACGTTTTGAACATGTTCAGTGGTGGAGGTTTGACGAATTATTCCATCTTTGCAATGGGAGTCTCGCCTTATATTACTGCACAAATTGTGGTTCAGTTATTACAAATGGACATCGTGCCAAAATTCGTTGAATGGGGGAAGCAAGGTGAAGTTGGTCGGCTTAAGCTGGACAAGGTCACCAAGCGACTAACGATTGTGTTAGCCTTTGCCCAATCAATTGGAATTACAGCCGGGTTTAACGCTTTAAGTAGTTTAAACCTGGTAAAAAACCCTGGAATTATGACTTACATTAGCATCGGTCTGATTTTAACGGCTGGAACCATGCTGACCACCTGGATGGGTGATATGATCACCGATAAAGGGGTTGGTCAAGGGGTTTCTATGATTATTTTTGCCGGGATTGTGGCCAACATCCCGACTGGATTTGAAAGCATCTACCGGGAATACGTGCAAGGCACGCCGATGGATCAAATCTGGAAGCCAGTGCTCTTCTTGGGCGCTTTAGTCATTGTGATGTTAATTGTGGTTACGTTTGTTACCTGGGTGCAACAAGCGGAACGGCGAATTCCAATTCAATATACCCGCCGGGCGGCTGGATCTGCTAAATCTAGTTACTTACCACTTAAAGTGAACGTAGCGGGAGTGATTCCCGTGATCTTCGCGAGTGCCTTTATTTCAACACCGCAAACTATTTTGATGTTCTTTACGAAGAACTATAGTGATGCTGGTTGGTTCCAATTCATGACCAAACTGTTTAACATGCAAACTCCAATGGGAGCGACCTTTTATACCATTTTAATCGTGGTCTTTACGTTCTTCTACGCCTTTGTTCAGGTAAATCCCCAGAAGCTAGCTGAAAACTTGCAAAAGCAAGGTAGCTATATTCCCGGAGTTTGGCCCGGCAAAGGAACCCAGGACTATATTTCTCGTTTATTGATGCGGTTAA
This genomic stretch from Fructilactobacillus carniphilus harbors:
- the secY gene encoding preprotein translocase subunit SecY, giving the protein MLSTLKSAFQDKSIRNKILFTLLVLAVFRLGAYITVPGINAKALQEVASSGLVNVLNMFSGGGLTNYSIFAMGVSPYITAQIVVQLLQMDIVPKFVEWGKQGEVGRLKLDKVTKRLTIVLAFAQSIGITAGFNALSSLNLVKNPGIMTYISIGLILTAGTMLTTWMGDMITDKGVGQGVSMIIFAGIVANIPTGFESIYREYVQGTPMDQIWKPVLFLGALVIVMLIVVTFVTWVQQAERRIPIQYTRRAAGSAKSSYLPLKVNVAGVIPVIFASAFISTPQTILMFFTKNYSDAGWFQFMTKLFNMQTPMGATFYTILIVVFTFFYAFVQVNPQKLAENLQKQGSYIPGVWPGKGTQDYISRLLMRLSTIGALFLGIVSIIPLIAQNVWNLNSSIGLGGTNLLIIVGVTIEFMNQIKGLTMRQEYTGFIRNDSDAK